From a single Leptospira levettii genomic region:
- a CDS encoding tetratricopeptide repeat protein, with protein sequence MRQNSNIRKCFVLGILFLFCFGFGVFHPLLAERSTQSVFAKERDKQADLLYQKAKEFLEDRNHYQSVETCKSFLILYPGHPKTREVRKTLSANYRMTGDILALAENELKIYKEFPNTEEGLESYLLSGKAYVRMGREDKAYQIFQDIIKNTYSSKIAQEAELELTQMEILGESKNK encoded by the coding sequence ATGAGACAGAATTCTAATATTCGGAAGTGTTTTGTTCTGGGAATTTTATTCCTTTTCTGTTTTGGATTTGGAGTTTTCCATCCCCTTCTCGCTGAACGTTCCACCCAATCTGTTTTTGCCAAAGAAAGGGACAAACAAGCAGACCTTCTCTACCAAAAAGCAAAAGAATTTTTAGAAGACCGTAACCATTACCAATCAGTCGAAACTTGCAAAAGTTTTTTGATTTTGTACCCTGGGCATCCCAAAACGAGAGAGGTTCGAAAAACCTTAAGTGCCAATTACCGAATGACTGGTGACATTTTGGCTCTTGCAGAGAATGAACTCAAAATCTACAAAGAATTTCCCAATACAGAAGAAGGCCTAGAATCTTACTTATTGTCTGGTAAAGCCTATGTGCGTATGGGCAGAGAAGACAAAGCCTATCAGATTTTTCAGGACATTATCAAAAATACGTATTCGAGTAAAATTGCCCAAGAAGCAGAATTAGAACTGACTCAGATGGAAATTTTAGGAGAGAGTAAAAATAAGTAA
- a CDS encoding Crp/Fnr family transcriptional regulator, which yields MSFFQMVTFPANSYIIVEGKKDANNFYIIREGKVRVTRETAVVGEDPNQVLGPGDFFGVVAAMSQHPQIESATSLTNVSLISVSYDQFGTLIQKSTAVAMNIIRFFSMKLRQFDTTITRLSFRNAVEEDPNELFKIGEYYFQQQNTSHATFAYQSYLKHLPNGQFVPQAKLRLQTINQPFQSAPIDYTKFNRNYKDSEMIFCEHEPGKELFILQSGKVKISKIVNQNEVMLAVLQAGDIFGEMAILDNKPRSASAVAAGDVELLAINKANFEGMVKAQPQLATRLITLLSERIWIAYKQLANLLLKDPQGRIVDTLMTLAEKNRIKVAPKQAYNFEIGTKDLLKMVGLTDPKDELIISDIMKNNKFIRLDMGKIVCSDMAELEKLVQFYHKKANMENKLKKLK from the coding sequence ATGTCGTTTTTTCAAATGGTTACTTTCCCAGCGAACTCCTACATCATTGTAGAGGGGAAAAAGGATGCGAACAATTTCTATATCATCCGTGAGGGGAAGGTACGTGTCACTCGCGAGACAGCTGTTGTTGGTGAGGACCCCAATCAGGTTTTAGGACCAGGTGACTTTTTTGGTGTTGTTGCTGCGATGAGCCAACACCCACAGATTGAATCTGCAACTTCCCTTACCAATGTATCTTTAATCTCTGTTAGTTACGACCAGTTTGGAACCCTCATCCAAAAATCAACTGCCGTTGCGATGAATATCATTCGTTTCTTCTCGATGAAGTTACGACAATTTGATACAACCATCACTAGATTATCCTTTCGAAATGCTGTTGAAGAAGATCCAAACGAACTTTTTAAGATTGGAGAATATTATTTCCAACAGCAAAATACATCACACGCTACGTTTGCTTACCAAAGTTATTTAAAACACCTTCCCAATGGTCAATTTGTACCGCAGGCAAAACTGCGATTACAAACCATAAACCAACCTTTCCAATCAGCTCCTATTGATTATACTAAGTTCAATCGTAATTACAAAGACAGCGAAATGATCTTTTGTGAACATGAGCCTGGTAAAGAACTCTTCATCTTACAAAGTGGAAAGGTTAAAATTTCAAAAATCGTAAACCAAAACGAGGTGATGCTCGCGGTTCTCCAAGCGGGAGACATTTTTGGTGAGATGGCAATTTTAGATAATAAACCACGTTCTGCTTCTGCAGTGGCAGCGGGTGATGTGGAACTCCTAGCGATCAACAAAGCCAACTTCGAAGGCATGGTGAAAGCTCAACCACAACTTGCGACCCGACTCATCACACTTTTGTCCGAACGGATTTGGATTGCTTACAAACAATTAGCAAACCTTCTTCTCAAAGACCCACAAGGTCGAATTGTGGACACACTCATGACCCTTGCGGAAAAAAATCGAATCAAAGTAGCGCCCAAACAAGCCTATAATTTTGAGATTGGAACGAAAGACCTTCTGAAGATGGTGGGTCTCACTGATCCAAAAGACGAACTGATCATTTCCGATATCATGAAAAATAATAAATTTATTCGCTTGGACATGGGAAAAATTGTTTGTTCCGACATGGCAGAATTAGAAAAACTCGTCCAATTCTATCATAAAAAGGCTAATATGGAGAATAAGCTCAAGAAGTTGAAATAA
- a CDS encoding STAS domain-containing protein, giving the protein MSDKILVEEKGNTIRVRFMDQILDGNAPELREILADILEKNVQEIYLDLEKVVIVSSLGISRLLSFKNKADEKKMTVKIVNIQDKLKETLKKLMLDQFFGI; this is encoded by the coding sequence ATGAGCGATAAGATATTAGTGGAAGAAAAGGGAAACACGATCCGTGTTCGCTTTATGGACCAAATCCTGGACGGAAATGCTCCCGAGTTACGGGAAATTTTAGCAGATATTTTGGAAAAGAATGTCCAAGAAATTTATTTGGATTTGGAAAAGGTTGTCATTGTGAGTTCCCTCGGGATCTCTCGTCTCCTCTCGTTTAAGAACAAAGCAGACGAAAAGAAAATGACTGTCAAAATTGTAAACATCCAAGACAAGTTAAAAGAAACTCTGAAAAAATTGATGTTAGATCAGTTTTTTGGAATTTAA
- a CDS encoding adenylate/guanylate cyclase domain-containing protein, translated as MSKRVQKLLYRIQLAHLTKGLNDETARALRVNATFQVVMFLLPTLLVPVIIFTEPKETHLTSFISYFLLVIPLGFARFLLYRGKFTLSAVITLLTSNFHILCLTYFQADDPAPLGFLLFSIIPFIMIPRKNRYIRIFFVSLSSSLFLGSMFYYRVMGGEGLYGPPKWVVPADYLMPPLVMVVFFFILLINQFVKAVNQAEDKLIAENYKSESLLLNILPVDVARELKQNGVSKPKHFRSATVCFTDFEGFTKIAETLSPTELVEELDRCFSYFDSLMERHNLEKLKTIGDSYMFVGGIPKPNKTHAIDCVLAALEIQAFMNQMKEIKEGQGFPYWQLRLGIHSGELIAGVIGDKKFAYDVWSDTVNTASRCESSGMTGKINISAETYALVKDFFQCEYRGEIPAKHKGQIQMYFVEGLLPELQREGHPKIPNQEFINRYKTLADKS; from the coding sequence ATGTCCAAACGCGTTCAAAAACTTTTATACCGGATACAACTTGCACACCTTACAAAAGGTTTGAATGATGAAACTGCCCGTGCCTTACGAGTGAATGCGACCTTCCAAGTGGTAATGTTTTTATTACCAACTCTTCTTGTTCCCGTCATCATCTTCACGGAACCAAAAGAGACCCATCTCACATCTTTTATATCCTACTTTTTACTCGTGATTCCTTTAGGTTTTGCTCGATTTTTACTCTATCGCGGAAAGTTTACTCTAAGTGCTGTCATCACTTTACTCACTAGTAATTTTCATATTCTATGTCTTACGTATTTCCAAGCAGATGATCCCGCACCCTTGGGATTTTTACTCTTTTCCATTATACCCTTTATCATGATTCCGAGAAAAAACAGATATATTCGTATTTTCTTTGTTAGCTTGTCTTCATCTTTATTTTTAGGATCAATGTTTTATTATCGAGTAATGGGCGGAGAAGGACTCTATGGTCCACCAAAATGGGTAGTACCAGCTGATTATCTAATGCCTCCACTCGTTATGGTTGTTTTCTTTTTTATACTTTTAATCAATCAATTTGTAAAAGCAGTAAACCAAGCAGAAGACAAACTCATTGCAGAAAATTATAAATCTGAAAGTTTATTGTTAAATATTTTACCTGTGGATGTCGCAAGAGAATTAAAACAGAATGGAGTCAGTAAACCAAAACATTTTAGGTCTGCTACAGTTTGTTTTACTGATTTTGAAGGATTTACTAAAATTGCAGAGACATTATCACCGACAGAACTTGTAGAGGAATTGGATCGGTGTTTTTCCTATTTTGATAGCCTTATGGAACGCCACAATTTGGAAAAACTCAAAACCATAGGTGATAGTTATATGTTTGTTGGTGGAATACCCAAACCAAACAAAACTCATGCTATTGATTGTGTCCTTGCCGCATTGGAAATCCAAGCCTTTATGAACCAAATGAAGGAAATCAAAGAAGGTCAAGGATTCCCGTATTGGCAACTTCGACTGGGAATCCATTCTGGAGAACTCATCGCTGGTGTGATTGGTGATAAAAAATTCGCATACGATGTTTGGAGTGATACTGTCAATACAGCAAGTCGGTGTGAATCTTCTGGAATGACAGGGAAAATCAATATTTCAGCTGAAACATATGCTTTGGTGAAGGATTTTTTCCAGTGTGAATACCGAGGAGAAATCCCTGCCAAACACAAAGGTCAAATCCAAATGTATTTTGTGGAAGGATTACTTCCCGAATTACAAAGGGAAGGACATCCCAAAATTCCAAACCAAGAGTTTATCAATCGATACAAAACTCTCGCAGATAAATCCTAA
- the gmd gene encoding GDP-mannose 4,6-dehydratase has translation MKKALITGITGQDGSYLAELLLQKGYEVHGIVRRTSLFNRNRIEHLHGNPKLHLHYGDLTDSSNLNRILEKIQPSEIYNLAAQSHVQVSFEVPEYTAEVDAVGTLRILDAIKQTGINSRFYQASTSELYGLVQEVPQTEKTPFYPRSPYAVAKLYAYWAVVNYREAYNLHASNGILFNHESPRRGETFVTRKITLGVSAVKAGKLPFITMGNIDSKRDWGYAPDYVEMMWMMLQKEKPDDYVVATNETHTVREFIEESYKIAGYEVVWEGKEDNEIGKDKKTGQVLVKIDPKYYRPTEVELLIGNPEKAKRQLGWEPKVKFKELVKIMMEADLKAQGF, from the coding sequence ATGAAAAAAGCACTTATCACAGGAATCACAGGCCAAGATGGTTCCTACCTAGCAGAACTCCTCTTACAAAAAGGATACGAAGTCCATGGTATCGTCCGCAGAACGAGTTTATTCAATCGGAATCGCATTGAACACCTCCATGGAAACCCAAAACTCCATTTGCATTATGGGGATCTCACTGATTCTTCCAATCTCAATCGTATTCTTGAAAAAATCCAACCATCGGAAATTTACAATTTAGCTGCTCAGTCCCATGTTCAAGTGTCTTTCGAAGTCCCTGAATACACAGCAGAAGTGGATGCGGTTGGAACATTGAGAATATTAGATGCAATCAAACAAACAGGCATTAACTCAAGATTCTACCAAGCATCAACATCTGAATTGTATGGACTTGTGCAAGAAGTTCCACAGACAGAAAAAACACCATTTTATCCACGATCCCCTTATGCAGTCGCAAAATTGTATGCATATTGGGCAGTTGTGAACTACAGAGAAGCGTACAACTTGCATGCATCAAATGGAATTTTATTCAATCACGAATCTCCAAGACGTGGAGAAACCTTCGTAACGAGAAAAATCACTCTTGGTGTTTCAGCAGTCAAAGCAGGCAAACTTCCTTTTATTACTATGGGTAACATTGATTCAAAACGTGACTGGGGTTATGCTCCTGACTACGTTGAGATGATGTGGATGATGTTACAAAAAGAGAAACCAGATGATTATGTTGTGGCTACCAATGAAACTCACACAGTCCGTGAATTCATTGAAGAGTCTTACAAAATTGCTGGTTATGAAGTGGTTTGGGAAGGAAAGGAAGATAACGAAATTGGAAAGGACAAAAAAACTGGCCAAGTCCTTGTCAAAATTGATCCAAAGTACTACCGACCAACTGAAGTAGAACTACTCATTGGAAATCCTGAGAAAGCAAAACGCCAATTAGGTTGGGAACCAAAAGTAAAGTTCAAAGAACTTGTGAAAATTATGATGGAAGCAGATTTAAAAGCACAAGGATTCTAA
- a CDS encoding DUF1501 domain-containing protein — translation MDRKEFLTKTMLSLGMGSFLLSQNPFVSLHADEDEKEPESITLPSKVKSVIFIEMMGGMSHVDTLDPKPNSAFSKVPSIISGLSLLEPFSLTAKQLHSIGIIRSTWSEDGDHGFAQMLLGTGYRMTEAMGFPDIPHFGSVIAYAKKSKLKSSYFPSYVSIGGRGGKNGNSGFLGINYSGYHVGNVDEPIQHLNPSYGKYSDERLLRRKDLVSFMNDEFSKTYPSKETKHWKKMLMAAEEFRNSKDIDSFRISLEDEKTKARYGTTWQGKAMLLAKRLAKQEVPFIHISIGGWDTHTGNKAQITKIMKETDMGIAALLEDLNQTGLIKQTLFVLTSEFGRTPDVGSRDGRDHHPKVWSTLLGGGPIDKGFVFGETDELGAKPTKPNEAVHLRDLIATIYKASGVDPEGELTNSFGRPFLLTTKKAKIIEDLF, via the coding sequence ATGGATCGCAAAGAATTTTTAACAAAAACAATGTTGAGTCTTGGAATGGGATCGTTTCTTTTATCCCAAAATCCATTTGTTTCCCTTCATGCTGATGAAGATGAAAAAGAACCTGAATCCATAACTCTTCCTTCAAAGGTAAAATCAGTGATCTTTATAGAGATGATGGGTGGGATGAGCCATGTAGATACCTTGGATCCAAAACCAAATAGTGCTTTTTCCAAAGTGCCATCCATTATCTCAGGTCTCTCTTTACTCGAACCATTTTCTCTCACTGCAAAACAACTCCATTCGATAGGCATCATCAGATCCACATGGAGTGAAGATGGAGACCATGGATTTGCACAAATGTTACTTGGAACAGGATACCGAATGACGGAAGCGATGGGTTTCCCTGACATTCCACATTTTGGATCTGTGATTGCCTATGCTAAAAAATCAAAGCTTAAATCTTCGTATTTCCCAAGTTATGTGTCGATTGGTGGTCGAGGTGGCAAAAATGGAAATTCTGGATTTTTAGGAATCAATTATTCAGGTTATCATGTGGGAAATGTGGATGAACCCATCCAACATTTAAATCCTTCGTATGGTAAATATTCTGATGAAAGGCTTTTACGAAGAAAAGACTTAGTTTCCTTTATGAACGATGAATTTTCTAAAACGTATCCATCGAAGGAAACAAAACATTGGAAAAAAATGTTAATGGCAGCAGAAGAATTTCGAAATTCAAAAGACATTGATAGTTTTCGAATTAGTTTAGAAGACGAAAAAACCAAAGCACGTTACGGAACTACCTGGCAAGGAAAGGCAATGTTACTTGCGAAACGCCTTGCCAAACAAGAAGTTCCCTTCATCCACATTTCGATTGGAGGTTGGGACACGCATACAGGTAACAAAGCTCAAATCACAAAAATAATGAAAGAAACCGATATGGGAATTGCTGCTCTTCTCGAAGACCTAAACCAAACTGGCCTCATAAAACAAACATTATTCGTATTAACCAGTGAGTTTGGAAGGACACCGGATGTTGGATCAAGAGATGGACGTGATCACCATCCCAAAGTGTGGTCCACTCTTTTAGGAGGTGGTCCCATTGACAAAGGATTTGTTTTTGGAGAAACGGATGAACTGGGTGCCAAACCAACAAAACCAAATGAAGCCGTTCATCTAAGAGATCTCATCGCAACCATTTACAAAGCAAGTGGAGTGGATCCAGAGGGAGAACTTACCAATTCCTTTGGACGACCTTTTTTACTCACAACGAAAAAGGCTAAAATCATCGAAGACTTGTTTTGA
- a CDS encoding DUF1553 domain-containing protein, translating to MRMVFLPIRNYVLLILSVLFLVGSLSYVFSRSKQNAVHPLDQLYSKISPNIEKADKKTIFRRLSLHLRGVIPNVSEWSELENSKEETLESYAVRFLKQPEFAEYWGNQFAAMFRDKSKGRKIPTGTFFQYLANSIHANKPYDQLVTEMFLSTGSVKESPATIFYIRDGADPLQTAEYVGRLFYAKRVACARCHDHPYISDFTRRDYYALAAFFSQQYFRDGSWEANRYGKTVSYVPRELEVHLPMEEQKNLQDKNNEWNRDNWNKWTDEQRKDYQKKYELEYATLYFEPKLGLRFPHTDDAPGGDLVRPKFLDGKEAILKPGEDRRKVFASWLTDKSNDRFRKVIINRVWTELMGWSFFTPLDDWNEDTVVQGEEILNHLDAYFLANKLKLKELVLYIVTSNAYMRSVTSQSGKDDPIQFFTPKRLDSDQLLNSLIRVSDLQKVGNIRERNLSFLTNLMGQKPYDLTGVGTIRIPLDNPKEIANAVEVERPAPYHSILAVFGSGQRVDISDDISELTIEQMLTLMNGRVVGKLVWDFGNNQSLVKAEFDQSKSMNLVIQNLYFRLLGRFPTKGEIEKIKSYQTKPDTVFDKDLLQDLFWALLNSQEFQHIN from the coding sequence ATGAGAATGGTATTCCTTCCAATCCGAAATTACGTTCTACTCATTCTATCCGTGTTGTTCCTAGTTGGATCTTTGAGTTATGTTTTTTCACGTTCAAAACAGAATGCAGTTCATCCTTTAGATCAACTGTATTCCAAAATATCACCTAATATAGAAAAGGCGGACAAAAAAACAATCTTCCGTCGATTATCTCTTCATTTACGTGGAGTGATTCCCAATGTATCGGAATGGAGTGAATTAGAAAATTCTAAAGAGGAAACATTAGAATCATATGCAGTTCGTTTTTTAAAACAGCCAGAATTTGCGGAATATTGGGGGAATCAATTTGCGGCCATGTTCCGTGATAAATCCAAAGGGAGAAAAATCCCAACCGGAACGTTTTTCCAATACTTAGCCAATTCCATTCATGCCAATAAACCATACGACCAGTTGGTAACAGAAATGTTCCTTTCCACTGGTTCAGTGAAAGAATCTCCTGCTACTATCTTTTACATTCGTGATGGAGCAGACCCGTTACAAACAGCAGAGTATGTTGGTAGATTATTTTATGCAAAACGAGTGGCATGTGCGAGGTGCCATGACCATCCCTATATTTCCGATTTTACGAGAAGAGATTATTATGCACTCGCAGCATTTTTTAGCCAGCAATACTTTCGGGATGGTAGTTGGGAAGCCAATCGATATGGAAAAACAGTCAGTTATGTTCCAAGAGAGTTAGAAGTTCATTTGCCAATGGAGGAACAAAAAAACCTCCAAGATAAAAATAATGAATGGAACCGAGACAATTGGAACAAATGGACCGATGAACAAAGGAAAGACTACCAAAAAAAATACGAACTAGAATATGCTACTTTGTATTTCGAACCTAAGTTGGGCCTTCGTTTCCCCCATACTGATGATGCTCCTGGAGGAGATTTAGTAAGACCTAAATTTTTAGATGGTAAGGAAGCGATCCTAAAACCAGGTGAAGATCGAAGAAAGGTTTTTGCATCATGGTTAACAGACAAATCGAATGATAGATTCCGCAAGGTAATCATTAACCGGGTGTGGACTGAACTCATGGGATGGAGTTTTTTTACACCACTTGATGATTGGAATGAAGATACAGTTGTCCAAGGAGAAGAAATTCTAAACCATTTGGACGCATACTTTTTAGCAAACAAACTAAAACTAAAAGAATTGGTATTGTACATCGTTACTTCCAATGCCTATATGCGAAGTGTCACTAGCCAATCAGGAAAGGATGATCCAATCCAATTTTTTACTCCAAAACGATTGGACAGTGACCAACTCCTTAACTCTCTCATCCGAGTTTCTGACTTACAAAAGGTAGGGAATATCAGAGAACGAAATCTTTCCTTTTTGACCAATCTCATGGGTCAAAAACCATATGATTTAACAGGTGTTGGTACCATTCGGATTCCTTTAGACAATCCAAAAGAAATTGCAAATGCAGTGGAAGTTGAAAGGCCAGCTCCCTATCATTCCATCCTTGCCGTGTTTGGTTCTGGACAAAGAGTTGATATATCTGATGACATTTCTGAACTTACGATCGAACAGATGTTAACCTTAATGAATGGTCGTGTGGTTGGAAAACTAGTTTGGGATTTTGGCAATAACCAATCCCTTGTGAAAGCCGAATTTGATCAGTCAAAATCGATGAACCTCGTGATTCAAAATTTATACTTTCGATTGTTAGGTCGTTTCCCTACAAAAGGGGAAATTGAAAAAATAAAATCCTACCAAACGAAACCAGATACAGTTTTCGACAAAGATTTGTTACAAGATCTCTTTTGGGCTCTTTTAAATAGTCAAGAATTCCAACATATCAATTAA
- a CDS encoding zinc ribbon domain-containing protein — protein sequence MVAMAEEKIYEMLWDCEFCGSKKLLGKTHRHCPNCGATQDPNRRYFPKEEDKVAVQDHIYYGADKVCPFCQTANGAKATFCGNCGGSLDGAQNVKLRSEHDGVTEDSVQKAKEDLAFQNSDWVKPHPKTPKWVLWMLGSILFGGIGFVCLGILWTEKVELQVTHHEWSRTIAIDQFKPVSESAWCDSMPMGAYSVSRSRQIRSYDSIPDGEDCRTVRTDKGDGTFSESESCTTKYRKEPVYDYHCSYQIDKWAFDRNAVTKGFGTTQEPYWPTPQIKECASTSIGCERLGKKEEKYLVYFVESSGETKGEKHDCEYDMAKWKSVLPKAQYQTEKSVIFNYITCDSIQMLDENGAEE from the coding sequence TTGGTTGCGATGGCAGAAGAAAAAATCTATGAAATGCTTTGGGACTGTGAATTTTGCGGTTCTAAAAAGTTACTGGGAAAAACACATAGGCACTGTCCTAATTGTGGAGCCACTCAAGACCCAAACCGAAGGTACTTTCCTAAGGAAGAAGACAAAGTTGCCGTCCAAGACCATATCTATTATGGTGCCGATAAAGTTTGTCCGTTTTGCCAAACTGCCAATGGAGCCAAGGCAACCTTTTGTGGGAATTGTGGTGGTTCATTAGATGGAGCTCAAAATGTAAAACTTCGTTCCGAACACGATGGTGTCACAGAAGACTCTGTGCAAAAAGCAAAAGAAGATTTGGCATTCCAAAATTCTGATTGGGTCAAACCACATCCCAAAACACCAAAATGGGTTCTTTGGATGCTTGGTTCTATTTTGTTTGGTGGCATCGGTTTTGTTTGTTTGGGTATTTTATGGACAGAAAAAGTCGAACTCCAAGTCACCCACCATGAGTGGTCCCGCACCATTGCCATAGACCAATTCAAACCTGTATCGGAATCAGCTTGGTGTGATTCGATGCCAATGGGAGCCTATAGTGTTTCCAGAAGTCGACAGATCCGTAGTTATGATAGTATCCCTGATGGTGAAGATTGCCGTACAGTTCGTACGGATAAGGGTGATGGTACATTTTCCGAAAGTGAAAGTTGTACAACTAAGTATCGAAAAGAACCTGTTTATGATTATCATTGTAGTTACCAGATTGATAAATGGGCCTTCGATCGAAATGCAGTGACAAAAGGATTTGGTACAACACAGGAACCATATTGGCCAACACCACAAATCAAAGAATGTGCTAGTACTTCCATCGGTTGTGAACGGCTTGGAAAAAAGGAAGAGAAGTATTTGGTCTATTTTGTCGAATCCAGCGGGGAAACCAAAGGTGAAAAACACGATTGTGAGTATGATATGGCAAAATGGAAATCAGTTCTACCTAAAGCACAATACCAAACAGAAAAAAGTGTCATTTTTAATTATATCACTTGCGACAGCATACAGATGTTAGATGAAAATGGAGCAGAGGAATAA
- a CDS encoding LIMLP_15305 family protein yields MDQTWLKTTLERFKNEQDPIRKFLKETKLFEEALANQEFEKTDLLIRKELAGLLTTFKESFRKLEEGFVQKAQIQNIGKTNPATTLLDRIIMKVTSAGYGLNGLGTGVQATSAEIEKVLNHDFSMLEKVGVLQKEILETLPTSFATNPEAAIESINKLLLDFESQFEARNSIFLKS; encoded by the coding sequence ATGGACCAAACTTGGTTAAAAACGACATTAGAACGGTTTAAGAATGAACAAGATCCGATTCGAAAATTTTTAAAAGAAACAAAACTATTTGAAGAGGCTCTTGCAAACCAAGAGTTTGAAAAAACAGATTTACTGATCCGAAAGGAACTAGCTGGTTTACTCACAACATTCAAAGAAAGTTTTCGTAAACTAGAAGAAGGTTTTGTTCAAAAAGCTCAAATCCAAAACATCGGTAAAACCAATCCCGCAACAACTTTACTTGATCGTATCATCATGAAAGTGACTTCTGCTGGTTATGGTCTGAACGGACTTGGGACAGGAGTGCAAGCAACTTCTGCAGAAATTGAAAAAGTTCTCAATCACGACTTTTCGATGTTGGAAAAAGTTGGAGTTTTACAAAAAGAAATTTTAGAAACGTTACCAACCTCATTTGCCACTAATCCAGAAGCAGCGATTGAATCGATAAACAAACTCTTACTCGATTTTGAATCACAATTCGAAGCAAGAAACTCAATCTTTTTAAAATCATAA
- a CDS encoding SPFH domain-containing protein: MALIDRIKFEGNPSEIVWKYPSDEISTAGQLVVDENLEAIFFKEGKALDTFGPGTHTLKTGNIPILEALVNLPFGGKTPFTAEVYYVNKSIMALKWGTTTPIPLEDPKYKIVLNIRAFGDYKFRIKDSRSFLLNVVKGGNRTTNEAIDEFLKPNIVRGIGDFISEVILNNNTSVVEINKYRDESSTAGRVKLAPEFEKYGIDLTEFNVSSVNFDQNDPNYQRIQKIITDKFEIDMLGDKYQQKKMFDIGQAAAENEGQGGGAMGAGMGMGMGMNMGQMMGNMMNQGGQNQAGGAQAANDPAARIAKLKGLLDQGLISAEEFEAKKKEILSSL; this comes from the coding sequence ATGGCACTAATAGACAGAATTAAATTTGAAGGAAATCCAAGTGAAATCGTTTGGAAATACCCATCTGATGAAATCAGTACGGCTGGACAACTTGTAGTCGATGAAAACCTAGAAGCAATTTTTTTCAAAGAAGGAAAGGCTTTAGATACATTTGGACCAGGAACTCATACCTTAAAAACAGGGAATATTCCCATTTTGGAAGCTCTCGTCAATCTTCCGTTTGGTGGCAAAACACCCTTTACAGCAGAAGTATATTATGTAAACAAATCCATCATGGCCTTAAAGTGGGGAACCACCACACCAATTCCACTTGAAGATCCAAAATATAAAATTGTTCTCAATATACGGGCGTTTGGTGACTATAAATTCCGTATCAAAGATTCAAGGTCATTTTTGCTGAATGTGGTGAAAGGTGGAAATCGAACAACCAATGAAGCCATTGATGAATTTTTAAAACCAAATATCGTACGTGGGATTGGTGATTTTATCTCTGAAGTTATTTTGAATAATAATACCTCTGTTGTGGAAATCAACAAATACCGTGATGAAAGTTCGACTGCTGGCCGAGTGAAACTGGCACCCGAATTTGAAAAGTATGGGATTGATCTTACAGAATTTAATGTATCTTCGGTAAACTTTGACCAAAATGATCCTAACTACCAACGAATCCAAAAAATCATCACTGATAAATTTGAAATTGATATGTTAGGTGATAAGTACCAACAGAAAAAAATGTTCGATATTGGACAAGCTGCTGCAGAAAACGAGGGCCAAGGTGGTGGTGCCATGGGTGCAGGAATGGGCATGGGAATGGGAATGAACATGGGCCAAATGATGGGCAATATGATGAACCAAGGTGGACAAAACCAAGCCGGTGGTGCACAAGCTGCCAATGACCCTGCGGCAAGGATAGCCAAACTCAAAGGATTACTTGACCAAGGTCTTATCAGTGCCGAAGAATTTGAGGCAAAGAAAAAGGAGATTCTTTCGTCCTTGTAA